One window of Candidatus Nitrospira kreftii genomic DNA carries:
- a CDS encoding 30S ribosomal subunit protein S1: MGTVSNSSDAQLDRNALAALYEETFRNLEEGTITEGRVVAQTKDKVIVDIGYKSEGMIPRDHFSSEELQNLKVGDRLQVYIEECEDADGNLVLSKEKADKMKIWEELEKLYNEEKSIEGKIVSRIKGGMMVDIGVKAFLPGSQIDLHPVRDLDGLVGKTFPLKIIKINHRRGNVVVSRRVLLEETRDKKRQTTLATLKEGQLIQGTVKNITDYGSFIDLGGIDGLLHITDMSWGRVGHPSELFTVGDKAEVTVLKYDRETGRISLGLKQKTADPWTNVAGKYPIGTRVRGRVVSLTDYGAFVELEPGVEGLVHVSEMSWTHEVRHPSRVVAVGDQVEAAVLNVDPASRKISLGMKQTAPNPWDMIESKYPIGTRIEGKVKSLTDFGAFVGLEEGIDGLIHISDMSWTKHIKHPSELFKKAQKVEAVVLRIDKEKERLSLGYKQLARDPWEDTIPSRYHVGDSVAGKVTKVADFGIFIELDGGVEGLIHVSESGLEPSAKLEEKFKLQDDVTAKIIKVDQEERKIALSLRDHQLDWDRKQVDDYHSSQGELDQSLGRAAKQSRKRAQSDDQS, from the coding sequence ATGGGTACGGTATCCAACAGCAGTGATGCTCAGCTAGACCGCAACGCCTTGGCCGCATTGTACGAAGAGACGTTTCGCAACCTCGAGGAAGGCACGATTACCGAAGGCCGCGTGGTGGCCCAGACCAAAGATAAGGTCATCGTCGATATCGGTTACAAGTCTGAGGGTATGATTCCCCGCGATCATTTTTCGTCCGAGGAACTTCAAAATCTCAAGGTCGGTGACCGGCTCCAGGTCTACATCGAAGAATGTGAAGATGCGGATGGCAATCTCGTTCTTTCCAAGGAAAAAGCCGATAAGATGAAGATTTGGGAAGAACTCGAGAAGCTCTACAACGAAGAAAAGAGTATTGAAGGCAAAATTGTGTCACGCATCAAAGGCGGAATGATGGTCGATATCGGCGTCAAAGCGTTCCTGCCAGGCTCCCAGATTGATTTGCACCCTGTTCGTGATTTGGATGGGCTTGTTGGAAAGACCTTTCCCCTGAAGATCATCAAGATCAATCATCGCCGGGGAAACGTCGTCGTCTCCCGTCGCGTACTGCTCGAAGAAACACGGGATAAAAAACGGCAGACGACGCTGGCCACGCTCAAGGAAGGTCAACTGATTCAAGGGACGGTCAAGAACATTACCGACTACGGATCATTCATTGACCTCGGTGGGATCGATGGATTGTTGCATATCACCGACATGTCTTGGGGGCGAGTGGGCCACCCCTCAGAGCTGTTTACGGTGGGAGATAAGGCGGAAGTGACGGTCTTGAAATATGATCGTGAGACGGGTCGCATCTCTCTCGGCCTCAAACAAAAAACCGCGGATCCTTGGACCAATGTCGCTGGGAAATACCCTATCGGCACCAGAGTTCGAGGTCGGGTGGTCAGTTTGACCGATTACGGAGCATTTGTGGAACTCGAGCCGGGTGTGGAGGGATTGGTGCACGTGTCTGAGATGTCGTGGACGCACGAAGTCCGACATCCGTCGAGAGTCGTAGCGGTCGGTGATCAGGTTGAAGCTGCAGTGCTGAATGTCGATCCGGCCAGCCGTAAGATTTCATTGGGCATGAAACAGACCGCTCCCAATCCGTGGGACATGATCGAGAGCAAATATCCGATCGGGACGCGGATAGAGGGCAAGGTCAAGAGCCTGACGGATTTCGGCGCCTTTGTTGGACTCGAAGAAGGCATCGATGGGCTCATCCATATTTCCGATATGTCATGGACAAAGCACATCAAGCATCCTTCGGAACTGTTCAAGAAAGCGCAAAAAGTGGAAGCGGTGGTGTTACGGATCGACAAAGAAAAAGAACGACTTTCACTTGGGTACAAGCAATTGGCTCGCGATCCCTGGGAGGACACGATCCCCTCGCGATACCATGTTGGTGACTCGGTGGCCGGTAAAGTGACGAAGGTCGCCGATTTTGGGATCTTTATCGAACTTGACGGCGGTGTGGAGGGGTTGATCCATGTGAGTGAATCAGGTTTGGAACCCTCTGCGAAGCTGGAAGAAAAGTTTAAGTTGCAAGACGACGTCACGGCGAAGATAATCAAAGTCGATCAAGAAGAGCGCAAGATCGCGCTCAGCCTTCGGGATCATCAGCTTGATTGGGATCGGAAGCAGGTTGATGACTACCACTCATCTCAAGGGGAGTTGGATCAAAGTCTCGGCCGAGCGGCCAAGCAAAGCCGGAAACGTGCGCAATCGGACGATCAAAGCTAG
- a CDS encoding hypothetical protein (conserved protein of unknown function), which yields MSRIVYGVLWVLARVVGKVCFRYRVEGQIPRTGGFLIAANHASYLDIPLLGCGLTRRAWYLGRNDLFPIPVLNGILQALGWIPVRLGRLDREAFGKAINLIRAGKVVVIFPEGRRSHDGHLREPKAGIGVIVSQTGCSVVPAYLKGTFDVLPPGASWPRLCPVTVRFGDPIQFETEKQQERAATKQFYQHVSRTVIEQIAALGQVPAPQGKDSLDVGTSNRQTADAHNAE from the coding sequence GTGAGCAGGATTGTCTATGGAGTTTTGTGGGTGCTGGCCAGGGTCGTGGGAAAGGTGTGCTTCCGGTATCGAGTGGAGGGACAGATCCCACGCACCGGAGGCTTTCTCATTGCCGCGAATCACGCCAGTTATCTTGATATACCCCTGCTTGGCTGCGGGTTGACGCGAAGGGCTTGGTATCTGGGACGGAATGATTTGTTCCCGATCCCTGTGTTGAACGGCATATTACAGGCATTGGGCTGGATCCCAGTGAGGCTTGGTCGTCTTGATCGCGAGGCGTTTGGCAAGGCGATTAACCTCATTCGAGCGGGGAAAGTCGTGGTTATTTTCCCTGAAGGCAGGCGCAGTCACGATGGCCACCTGCGGGAACCAAAAGCCGGTATTGGAGTGATTGTATCGCAGACAGGCTGCTCGGTCGTACCGGCGTATCTGAAAGGGACCTTTGACGTCCTCCCGCCTGGTGCTTCCTGGCCGCGGTTGTGTCCGGTGACGGTACGATTCGGGGATCCTATTCAGTTCGAAACCGAGAAACAACAAGAGAGGGCAGCCACCAAACAGTTTTATCAACATGTCAGCCGGACGGTGATCGAACAGATTGCAGCCTTAGGTCAAGTTCCCGCTCCCCAAGGCAAGGACAGTCTGGATGTAGGCACGTCGAACAGGCAGACCGCCGATGCTCACAATGCTGAGTGA
- a CDS encoding cytidylate kinase, with translation MIIAIDGPAGVGKSTVAKLLAARLGWLYLDTGALYRAVAWKTLQSNILPTDREQVVRLLPSTSLHMQFQNGAVQVLVDGIDVTGELRAPDVTTAASVVSAIPGVREWLLPIQRQIGQRGSVVAEGRDIGTRVFPAAPYKFFLDADANIRVERRHRELVAAGRGETIEVTHQDLSDRDLRDRTRPIDPLVPAPDARSIDTSTLSPEQVVELMISTMSTGL, from the coding sequence GTGATTATCGCGATCGATGGGCCAGCCGGAGTGGGGAAGAGTACGGTAGCCAAGTTATTGGCGGCTCGTTTGGGATGGCTATATCTTGATACAGGGGCGTTATACCGAGCTGTCGCATGGAAGACGTTACAGTCGAACATCCTTCCGACTGACCGTGAGCAGGTCGTCAGATTATTGCCCTCGACTTCGCTACATATGCAATTTCAAAACGGCGCGGTGCAAGTCTTGGTGGATGGCATCGATGTGACTGGAGAACTCCGTGCACCGGATGTGACCACGGCTGCTTCCGTGGTATCTGCCATTCCGGGAGTTCGCGAATGGTTGCTGCCGATCCAGCGCCAAATCGGCCAGCGCGGTTCGGTGGTTGCGGAGGGACGTGATATCGGGACAAGGGTATTTCCTGCCGCGCCGTACAAATTTTTCCTCGACGCAGATGCAAACATTCGTGTTGAGAGACGGCACCGTGAACTTGTGGCTGCAGGTCGTGGAGAGACGATTGAAGTGACGCATCAGGATCTATCGGATCGAGATTTGCGAGATCGGACCAGACCGATTGACCCACTGGTTCCAGCACCTGACGCACGATCGATTGATACCTCAACGCTCAGCCCGGAGCAAGTGGTGGAGTTAATGATCTCAACCATGTCGACTGGGTTGTGA
- a CDS encoding 3-phosphoshikimate 1-carboxyvinyltransferase: MTSLRITPGRPLKGTITVPGDKSLTHRAIILTALAEGPSTILDYCQGEDCLNTMRAFQSLGIPITHTPAELTICGKGFWGLTEPNAPIDCGNSGTGIRLLTGLLAGQDFFTVLTGDESIRRRPMGRVVKPLREMGAVIGGRKGGELAPLAITGSGLQAINYTSPVASAQIKSSLLLAGLYAQGKTRYKEPSLSRDHTERMFQFFGIPLTREQGTLVLQGRPSLGWHGVHIAIPGDFSAAAFFIVGATIVPGSDVTLRQVGMNPTRTGLLDVMRKMGAEIEVLNQREEAGEPVGDLRVRSASLKGVTIGSDLIPKTIDEFPVLCVAAAVADGETVIAGAEELRVKESDRITTMSGELRAMGALVEERTDGMVIRGLGQGGENGRLKASSSAQSHGDHRVAMSLAIAGLTAKQSMTIADTNCVDTSFPNFEESLAQLVNA; encoded by the coding sequence ATGACATCGTTGAGGATTACGCCAGGCCGACCGCTCAAAGGAACGATCACGGTTCCTGGCGACAAGTCCCTCACCCATCGAGCCATTATCCTCACTGCGCTTGCCGAGGGTCCGAGTACAATCTTGGACTATTGCCAGGGTGAAGATTGCCTCAATACAATGAGGGCGTTTCAGAGTCTCGGGATTCCTATCACACACACCCCGGCCGAATTAACGATTTGCGGGAAGGGATTTTGGGGGTTAACAGAACCCAATGCCCCGATTGATTGCGGAAATTCAGGAACCGGTATTCGCTTGCTGACCGGCCTCTTGGCCGGTCAGGACTTTTTCACGGTCCTCACTGGTGACGAGTCGATCAGACGGCGTCCGATGGGACGAGTGGTCAAGCCGTTGCGTGAAATGGGAGCGGTCATTGGAGGGCGTAAGGGAGGAGAATTGGCCCCATTAGCCATTACGGGGTCCGGCCTTCAGGCTATCAACTATACGTCGCCGGTCGCGAGTGCGCAAATCAAGTCGTCTCTCCTTCTCGCCGGTCTTTATGCTCAAGGCAAGACTCGTTACAAGGAGCCGAGTCTGTCGCGAGATCATACTGAGCGGATGTTCCAATTCTTCGGAATTCCTCTCACGAGAGAACAAGGTACTCTGGTTCTACAAGGGCGACCGTCTCTCGGATGGCATGGTGTTCATATTGCGATCCCTGGAGATTTCTCTGCCGCCGCGTTCTTTATCGTTGGGGCGACGATCGTGCCGGGATCTGACGTGACCCTTCGTCAGGTGGGGATGAATCCGACGAGAACCGGCCTGCTGGATGTCATGAGAAAGATGGGCGCTGAAATCGAAGTGCTGAATCAGCGAGAAGAGGCCGGCGAACCGGTCGGCGATCTTCGTGTAAGGTCTGCTTCACTAAAAGGCGTCACTATTGGTTCTGACCTCATCCCAAAAACGATCGATGAATTTCCTGTCCTGTGCGTGGCCGCGGCTGTGGCGGATGGAGAGACGGTGATTGCTGGAGCCGAAGAGCTGAGAGTCAAAGAAAGTGATCGGATTACGACCATGAGCGGCGAACTGCGTGCGATGGGGGCCCTCGTGGAGGAGCGGACGGACGGAATGGTCATCCGGGGATTAGGGCAAGGTGGAGAGAATGGGCGCCTCAAAGCCTCGAGCTCGGCGCAGAGCCACGGAGACCACCGGGTGGCCATGTCTCTTGCCATTGCAGGTCTTACCGCGAAACAAAGCATGACGATTGCCGACACAAATTGTGTGGACACCTCGTTCCCCAATTTTGAAGAATCGCTCGCTCAACTCGTGAACGCTTGA